From one Streptomyces chromofuscus genomic stretch:
- a CDS encoding CAP domain-containing protein, with protein MGRHRRSDAGRAATGGNETHGSPEGGQVRRDSHADGPVAPGIAPYVDPEAYAEAVSKSHAYLFAPDDRDAPAGDTASSGDTAALSVADGFTPDGGSRHGHSHRRGRKGLTPVRTGLLGVTAAVAVGAVAVATGVLPGGDTYTLGGGAGDVRASETATATQSPQGGTSGTADAGDSSSPSTGRDTERGTSPSASPSTSSAKPTTKAPTTEAPAAKPPAAKPSATKTPTRRPSATPSSQQPAPGPSRTPTKVPTQPSAPTVTISPETAAEAEVLKFVNDERAKGGCRPVAANSALAELAGDYSEAMAEQGFFGHTDPSGRTPWDRAEAAGISNLGGENIARGQADATAVMKAWMDSPGHRTNILNCDFTTLGVGVHYGSGGPWWTQEFGY; from the coding sequence ATGGGACGCCACCGACGCTCCGACGCCGGCCGCGCCGCCACGGGGGGCAACGAGACGCACGGCTCCCCCGAAGGGGGCCAGGTCCGGCGGGACTCGCACGCGGACGGCCCGGTCGCGCCGGGCATCGCGCCGTACGTGGACCCGGAGGCCTACGCCGAGGCGGTCTCGAAGAGCCACGCCTACCTCTTCGCCCCGGACGACCGGGACGCCCCGGCCGGCGACACCGCCTCCTCCGGCGACACCGCGGCCCTCTCGGTCGCGGACGGCTTCACGCCCGACGGCGGGTCGCGGCACGGCCACTCGCACCGCCGCGGGAGGAAGGGCTTGACGCCCGTCCGCACCGGCCTGCTCGGCGTCACCGCGGCCGTCGCGGTCGGCGCGGTCGCGGTCGCCACCGGCGTCCTGCCCGGCGGCGACACCTACACGCTCGGTGGGGGCGCCGGCGACGTGCGGGCCAGTGAGACGGCCACCGCCACGCAGTCCCCGCAGGGCGGCACGTCCGGCACCGCCGACGCCGGCGACAGCAGCAGCCCGTCGACCGGCCGCGACACCGAGCGCGGCACGTCGCCGTCGGCGTCCCCCTCGACCTCGTCGGCCAAGCCCACGACCAAGGCGCCCACCACCGAGGCACCGGCCGCCAAGCCCCCGGCCGCCAAGCCCTCGGCCACCAAGACCCCCACCAGGAGGCCGTCGGCCACCCCGTCGTCGCAGCAGCCGGCGCCGGGGCCGTCCCGTACGCCCACGAAGGTGCCGACGCAGCCGAGCGCCCCGACGGTGACGATCTCCCCGGAGACCGCCGCCGAGGCCGAGGTGCTCAAGTTCGTCAACGACGAGCGGGCGAAGGGCGGGTGCCGCCCGGTGGCGGCGAACAGCGCGCTCGCGGAGCTGGCCGGCGACTACAGCGAGGCCATGGCCGAGCAGGGCTTCTTCGGCCACACCGACCCCAGCGGCAGGACGCCGTGGGACCGCGCGGAGGCGGCGGGCATAAGCAACCTCGGCGGCGAGAACATAGCCCGGGGCCAGGCCGACGCGACGGCGGTCATGAAGGCCTGGATGGACAGCCCCGGCCACCGCACCAACATCCTGAACTGCGACTTCACGACACTCGGCGTCGGCGTGCACTACGGGTCGGGCGGCCCTTGGTGGACGCAGGAGTTCGGCTACTGA
- a CDS encoding acylphosphatase — protein sequence MSEDVRLVAWVRGRVQGVGFRWFTRAKALEIGGLSGFALNLDDGRVQVVAEGPREGCEGLLDWLQGDDTPGHVDGVTEIWDTPRGGYDGFAVR from the coding sequence ATGAGTGAGGATGTGCGACTGGTCGCCTGGGTGCGAGGACGCGTCCAAGGTGTGGGTTTCCGCTGGTTCACCCGGGCCAAGGCCCTGGAGATCGGCGGCCTGAGTGGTTTTGCTCTCAATTTGGACGACGGCCGGGTCCAGGTGGTCGCGGAAGGGCCGCGCGAGGGCTGCGAGGGGCTTCTGGACTGGCTCCAGGGCGACGACACGCCCGGGCACGTCGACGGCGTCACCGAGATCTGGGACACACCTCGCGGCGGCTACGACGGCTTCGCCGTCCGCTGA